TCATTCGTGATTGAGAAGGATGGCTCCGTCTCCAATGCCAAAGTCTTTAGGGGCATAGATGAGTCACTAGACAACGAGGCGCTAAGAGTGGTCAATGCGATGCCCAATTGGAAGCCAGGTATGCAGGATGGCCAGCCAGCAAGAGCCCGCTTTACCATCCCTGTCAGTTTCAAGCTCCCTAGGTCTACCCCAGCACCAACCAAATAACTTTAAGAGACTGTTGCACGAAGGCGATCTGCTTCGTTGCTTTCGGAATTCGGGCTCGGTCACGTACGCTAGTACGCTCCCATCACCCTTATCCTTTTGTGTGTGCCTGGTGCCCTACGTGCACCTTGCCCTCAGCGCCTGGCATCTCATCCTTCGTTCAAAGTCTTAGCACATTTGATGAATCATATGTGCGAGAATAGCACTTCGCGCAACATTCTCTATATAGACGAAGGTGCTGAATTGCATCACTGCCTATTTTCAAATGAGTACTATCTCAAAGAGAACTCGCTTATCCTTTCGGCTACTATTGAGGGCAAGCGAATAGAGACGATAGAGGTCTCTCTTGACACACTACAAGTAATACAGAGCCGTGGTGTGTGCAACCAAAACAGCTCATACCACGACCAAATTGTGAGCCTTGTCAATGCCAATCATCAGCTGATAAGGCAGAGAATAAAAGCCACTGCTTAAACATCTTCATTTCCTAATAACAAAAGCCCCCAAAAGGGTGCCGACAGACGGCAACACTTTCGGGGGCTTCTTTTTTTTGCTTGATCCCGTAGGCTACTGCCTTAATGGACCATCTTTACGAGACGATGAGGACTATGAGAGCGATGATGATCCCGATGGCGACGAGTAGGCAGAGGAGCATGGTGAGCCGCTTCTCTAGAGACCACTGGGCTGGGAGGGGTAGTCTGGTGACCCACTGCGTGAGACGTGTCGTAGGCTCGTCGCTCTCGTCGGGTAGGACGAGCTCGCCACTGTCTATAAGCTCTTGCACCTGCGGACGGGCACTCTCTGGCACCTCAATGATGAAGCCACCTACATCAACGAATGCGCTGAGCATCCGAGCGCTGTAACTATTGCGTATGGTGGCGGGTATGCCGTGATCGGAGAGCAGATCGAGGAGGGCGAGAGCCTCCTCTTCGACCTGATAGGAGGCTAGTTGTACCATTCGGTCGTTGTTCATAAGGAGTGGTCGCTTTAGAGAGTGTGTCGTATAGTGCAGGTTGAGGAAGCCAGTGGCGCAGGTCGCGCCCCTCGTGGAGTGCCTGGCGGATCGCTGTGGAGGAGATCTCTATCAGAGGCGCTGCGCTGAGCAATCGTATCTGAGCTGTGGGATACTGCTCGACGAGCTGGGAGAGGTCGTATCCTCTCCGCGGATAGACTACGAGTGGCAGACGATCTATGAGCTCGCCGTGGCGATACCACTGGGAGAGTGATGCTAGGCTGTCAGCACCGATGATGAGGCTGAAGGAGCAGTGCGGGTAGTGCTCCTCGAGAGCGGAGAGCGTCTCTAGCGTGTAGTGTGGCTCAGGCAGCATGGACTCGATCGTGCAGAGCTCGTAGCGTGGATCGGACTGGATGGCCTGCTCGATCATGTGGCAGCGTAGCGTGTAGGGTAGCGTGGGGCCTTGCTCCTTAAGCGGGTTCTGCGGGGTAGGCATGAACCATATTTGCGTTAGTCCCGACAGCTCCGGATAAGCCAAGATGTAGTCACAGAGAGCAAGGTGCCCGATGTGTAGCGGGTCAAAGCTGCCACCGAAGAGACCGACAGTCCCGCTAACGTCTGATGCTGCAGGACGCAGCTGGGTCAGATCAAGGGCCTTACTCCTAGAGTCTTTACCTTCAGTAGTCATAGTCTGATCGATAAAAAGTAGGGTAGCGACCCTTAGTTACTCAATCCAAAGGGTCTCTATGCGGGAGCGGTCTAGCTGCTGTCTGATCTGTAGCTGATGGACGACACGCTTGATCGCTCTGACTCTTGTGCTGCCACGATAGATGCAGTAGAGGCTCTGCTCTAGGATACTAGAGAGGAGATAAGCGGTAGGATCCTTTGTAAGTGCTGGCGGAGCGATGATCGTGAGCTGGTGTTGCGCCTGTAGCTGCTTGAGTTGCTGCTGGAAAGCGGTGGAACCTATCAGACCAGGTGTGAGCGTAGTGTGGTAGACGTCACTGGGTGTCTTGCTAACAGCCTTTTGCTCTGCTAAGTCTAAGTGCCAGACGGCGCAAGAGACACCTCTCTGCTGTAAGGCTTGCTGTAGCTCCGCTATGAGCTGGTCGTGATACTTCGTGCTATTGGGTGTAGCGAGCTGTATGGTGTGTGGCTCGCCTTGTGCTGGCGAGACGAGACTGCACAGCTCCTCGAGATTGAGATAGAGAGCGTTCTTGCCCTTACGATCTCGCTGCAGGTCTAGTGTGAGGCGACGACGTAGGAGGCTGGGCAACTCGGAGACGTAGTAGATGACGCCTCGTATAGCCCAGTAGATGTACATCAGGAGTAGCGGCAGGAGTAGACCGAGGAGTCCCATCCCTGCGATGATGAATAGGTCTGGCTGCATCTCTCTCAGCACGCGAGGCTTGTCAATCAGTCTAAATGGCGACAGCCCTGCCACTGGTATCGACCCGGCAAAGCGCCCTAGCGAATCGGTGACGCCCTCATCACTTAGTTGCTCGGCCCAGCCTAGACTATCGGTGACAACGTACATCTCATAGAGTAGGCCTAGACAGCGACGCTCGGAGCGATTAGAGGGTAGCTCGACACGTATCACCGAGGAGAGGGGTAAGTCTTCCTTTTTCATCGTTATCTCCATATCCTGCTCGTAGGCAACGCGGGTATCTACGAGCGGAGAGTAGGTGATAGGGATCTCCGTATACTCCTGATCGATATGGTAAGGGTAGTGCTGCGCAGGATCGTCAAGTGTCACAGTGATAGGCCCGACGGGAGTCTCCTGAGTCGTACCGACAGGGATGACTACATCGTACGGCTCATAAAGCGGCTGACCCTGCACGACGCCTGAGAACGCACTCATCGTAACCTGCTTCGGATGCACTGGATCATCAAGCCGAGCGATACAGTCCAGCTTGTCCGTCGGTAGGAGATTGCCAAAGCGTACGATGATCGGTGTCTGATTGTAGTAGTCACGCATCCCAAAGGGCGTTTTGACCCAGTAGTTCACCTGAAAGTCAATACGCTTGCCCGCCTCTTCGACGGCCGTCGTCGTACTGAGCAAAGCTGCGATATACTCAGGCGTCCAAGGCGACGTCTTGAGCGTCGAGTCGCTCAGCTGCATGATCGGCTCCGTCAGCTCGTGTGGTTGCCGTGAGGAGAGGTGCATGTAGTACGTCTGACGCCCTAGAGGACGATGGTCTGCGATGACCTTGCCCAGTACGACAAAGAGTGCGACAGAGAGTACAAACCAGTACCACTGCTTCAGGATCAAACGAAGGATCTGCGAGAAGGTGGGGCGTGAGCCCTCGTCTAGATAGCTTGGCTGATCGTTGACAGCTCTATTGGGAAGCGATGATTGGGTCATAATGTATGGCTATATGGTGCAAAGATAAGAAAGTCCGTCCTATATCGCTAGAGAAGCAAGCCAACGTCAGTGCGATCGAGGAAAGGAGGAACTAGAGATGGGGGTAAAAGCTAACGAATCGCCTGTCGAGACGAAGAGTAGATAAGAGACGTCAGACGAAAGCTGCTTGCGCATCGTCTCAGAGCCCTCGTAACCCGATGCCATAAAGGCTGTCGCTAGCGCATCCGCCTCAGCGCAGGTAGGAGCGATGACTGAGGCACTCAGGATATCACTCTCTGCGGGGTAACCGCTCAGAGCGGAGATGGTATGTCCGTAGATCCTTCCGTCGGCTGCGACTTTGTAGTTACGATAGTTGCCCGAGGTGGCTAGTCCTCCACGCTCGCCTGGCAAGTCAATGATCTCTTGTAGCTCCTGGCTTATCCCCAGTGAGTCCAGATCAGGCTTAGAGATGCCGACGCGCCATGCGGCACCTCGAGGGTTGCGTCCCGAGTAAGCGATCTCGCCACCTATCTCCACTAGGTAGTTGGTCACGCCCGCCTTACGTAGCCTTTCGCCCACGAGATCAGAGGCGTACCCCTTGGCAACAGAGGCGAAGTCTAGCTCCATAGCGGGGTTCGCCTTGGTCAACTCAGTGGGGGTGCAGGAGACTTTGTCCATACCGACCAGCTCCAGCAAACTATCCACCTGTGGTTGCGTGAGCGGATAGCCCTGCTCGAAGCCAAAGCCCCACGCATTGACCAGCGGAGCGATGGTCACGTCGTAGGCACCGCCTGACTGCTCGTAGACCCTCCGCGCCACGCTGTAGATCGCGTAGAAGGTGCTGTCCACCGTCATCGACAAGTTGTTGTTGACCGCATAGATCATAGAGGTCGAGTCAAAGGGGTTTGCCACATGATTGACCTCTTGTAGTGCCTCATTGATCTGATCAGATAAGTCCTCGTCAGCCTGATAGGTGATGCGATAGAGCGTGCCAAAGATGAGCCCCTCGGCACTTCTGTAAGGTGCCTCTTTGTGGCATCCGCTCAGCAGGATGAGCGAGAGGAATAGTAAGGTGACGGTGCGACGCATGGCGATGCGATAAGATTAGATGAAGGTGACCAGTTCCTCCATCGTCTTGCGACGTGGATTGCCCTCTTTGCCGGCAAAGGCTGGGTCGGGATGCCCCACCGCTAAGATGAGTATCGGCTCCTCATGCTCAGGTATCTGGAGTAGCTCACGGCATATCTCCTGGTCGAAGGCTGCCACGGTCGTAGCCCCTAGACCCATATCCTCCGCCTTGAGGAGCATGTGTGTCAGTGCTATCGAGGTATCTACATAAGTGAGGTCACAGTGCGGACGCTGCCACGCCTTGTCGTGGTCGACGATGATGACGATATAACTCGGAGCGTGGTAAAACCAAGGCTGCTGACTGATGGCGTGGAGCTTCGTGCGCTCCTCCTCAGAGAGTACGACGACGAAGCGGAGGGGCTGAAAGTTCTTTGCCGAGGGAGCTAGTCGCCCAGCCTCCAGGATTGGCATGAGCTCAGCACGAGTCATCGGCTTGGTCGCGTCAAAGTGGCGCACCGTACGCCGTGTTGATATGATTTGGTCGAAAGTCTTAGTCATAGTTCTGTTTCTATATTATAGATGTCACGATTGGGATCGCGGCGTGTGATCATCTCTCCGATGAAGCCTGCACAGAAGAGTTGCACGCCGATGATCATCGCTGCGAGAGAGATGTAGAAGTAGACTCGATCTGTCACGAGCGGTGCGGGGGTGCCACTGATGAGTGCGGAGAGCTTGACCGAGAGGACCACGATGAGTGCTATGAAGCCAACGAGAAACATGAGCGACCCCCAGAAACCGAAGAAGTGCATTGGCTTGCGTCCGAAGCGATGCGTGAACCATAGCGTCAGGAGATCGAGATAGCCATTGAAGAAGCGGTCTAGTCCAAACTTCGAGTGTCCATACTTACGAGGCGCGTGGTGCACCACCTGCTCGCCAATTTTGGCGAAGCCTGCGTTCTTTGCTAAATAAGGGATATAGCGGTGCATATCGTTGTACAGCTCGATGCTATGCACCACCTCTGCTCGATACGCCTTGAGCCCGCAGTTGAAGTCGTGCAGGTTCTTGATTCCTGAGACGCGCCTTGCGGTCGCATTAAAGAGCTTCGTGGGGATTGTCTTGGAGAGCGGATCGTAGCGTTTCTTCTTCCA
The sequence above is a segment of the Porphyromonas vaginalis genome. Coding sequences within it:
- a CDS encoding glycosyltransferase, translating into MTDPNSLETTATECPDISVVIPLLNEAESLPELYERIVAHTAEVGLSYEIIFVDDGSSDDSWAVIEQLAEHDKAVHGIKFRRNYGKSPALQCGFARTRGRVVFTMDADLQDAPEEIGGMYNMIVHEGYDLVSGWKKKRYDPLSKTIPTKLFNATARRVSGIKNLHDFNCGLKAYRAEVVHSIELYNDMHRYIPYLAKNAGFAKIGEQVVHHAPRKYGHSKFGLDRFFNGYLDLLTLWFTHRFGRKPMHFFGFWGSLMFLVGFIALIVVLSVKLSALISGTPAPLVTDRVYFYISLAAMIIGVQLFCAGFIGEMITRRDPNRDIYNIETEL
- a CDS encoding FAD:protein FMN transferase; amino-acid sequence: MRRTVTLLFLSLILLSGCHKEAPYRSAEGLIFGTLYRITYQADEDLSDQINEALQEVNHVANPFDSTSMIYAVNNNLSMTVDSTFYAIYSVARRVYEQSGGAYDVTIAPLVNAWGFGFEQGYPLTQPQVDSLLELVGMDKVSCTPTELTKANPAMELDFASVAKGYASDLVGERLRKAGVTNYLVEIGGEIAYSGRNPRGAAWRVGISKPDLDSLGISQELQEIIDLPGERGGLATSGNYRNYKVAADGRIYGHTISALSGYPAESDILSASVIAPTCAEADALATAFMASGYEGSETMRKQLSSDVSYLLFVSTGDSLAFTPISSSSFPRSH
- a CDS encoding nitroreductase family protein, with product MTKTFDQIISTRRTVRHFDATKPMTRAELMPILEAGRLAPSAKNFQPLRFVVVLSEEERTKLHAISQQPWFYHAPSYIVIIVDHDKAWQRPHCDLTYVDTSIALTHMLLKAEDMGLGATTVAAFDQEICRELLQIPEHEEPILILAVGHPDPAFAGKEGNPRRKTMEELVTFI
- the nadD gene encoding nicotinate (nicotinamide) nucleotide adenylyltransferase, with product MTTEGKDSRSKALDLTQLRPAASDVSGTVGLFGGSFDPLHIGHLALCDYILAYPELSGLTQIWFMPTPQNPLKEQGPTLPYTLRCHMIEQAIQSDPRYELCTIESMLPEPHYTLETLSALEEHYPHCSFSLIIGADSLASLSQWYRHGELIDRLPLVVYPRRGYDLSQLVEQYPTAQIRLLSAAPLIEISSTAIRQALHEGRDLRHWLPQPALYDTLSKATTPYEQRPNGTTSLLSGRRGGSRPPRSALRSRHTRHHTQ